A portion of the Leptospira noumeaensis genome contains these proteins:
- a CDS encoding methylmalonyl-CoA mutase family protein produces the protein MTTEILTYTPKNKIRFVTAASLFDGHDASINIMRRILQQSGVEVIHLGHNRSVQEIVQCAIQEDVQGIAITSYQGGHVEYFQYMIDLLKKEGASHIRVFGGGGGTILPTEIDVLHKYGVAHIYSPDEGRTLGLQGMINDVVKKSDFPTPLSFNGNLASQIQNKNYLALGQAITQMEFSLLQEKTNYSINLEFPPPKKNIPVLGITGTGGAGKSSLTDELVRRYLHDFPDKTIAILSVDPSKRKTGGALLGDRIRMNSIFNERVYMRSFATREANIALNRSVKGAIQILKSAGYDLIIVETAGIGQSDSEITEVADVSLYVMTPEYGAATQLEKIDMIDYADVISINKFDKRGALDALRDVKKQYQRSRNLFNDPVDAMPVYGTIASQFQDAGTDELYAHLIGVVIGKCQLDWKTNSAKNQKGGEASVVLPPDRVRYLTEIKEEIDRNADWITKEAEIARSAYQLKGAISVLSKKGKPTTDLESEYQLLWDSLSLDSRNILDTWSEKIESFRKEQYSYFVRGKEIKVDNYTVSLSHLKIPKIATPRFVDWGDILHWSYQENFPGFFPYTAGVYPYKRSGEDPTRMFAGEGGPERTNRRFHYLSSGMPAKRLSTAFDSVTLYGEDPDIRPDIYGKIGNSGVNVATLDDAKKLYSGFDLCDPSTSVSMTINGPAPMVLAFFLNAAIDQACEKYIRAEGKTEEVKSQIQKIYAAKGQEVPSFGGPLPETNDGLGLMLLGVTGDEVLPKDVYAKLKNDALSQVRGTVQADILKEDQAQNTCIFSTEFALKMMGDIQHHFIQNAVRNFYSVSISGYHIAEAGANPITQVAFTLANGFTYVEYYLSRGMDINEFAPNLSFFFSNGIDPEYSVIGRVARRIWAKAMKFKYRANERSQMLKYHIQTSGRSLHSQEIDFNDIRTTLQALYAIYDNCNSLHTNAYDEAITTPTEESVRRAVAIQLIINRELGLAKNENPLQGAFIIEELTNLVEEAILTEFNRLTERGGVLGAMERMYQRNKIQEESLHYETLKHTGEYPIIGVNTFLNRNGSPTVIPGEVIRSTDEEKRQQIGNLKAFQKRNEDKTELAITKLKQVARAKENIFQELLETVKVASLGQISHALYEVGGQYRRNM, from the coding sequence ATGACCACCGAAATTCTTACTTACACCCCCAAAAACAAAATTCGCTTTGTGACGGCGGCCTCTCTTTTTGACGGACACGACGCCTCCATCAATATCATGCGGAGGATTTTGCAACAAAGTGGGGTGGAAGTGATCCACTTGGGCCACAATCGCAGTGTGCAAGAGATTGTCCAATGTGCCATCCAGGAAGATGTACAAGGGATTGCCATCACCAGTTACCAAGGTGGGCATGTGGAATATTTCCAATACATGATTGATCTTTTAAAAAAGGAAGGGGCAAGTCACATTCGCGTGTTTGGTGGTGGAGGTGGAACCATCCTTCCAACTGAAATTGACGTTTTACACAAATACGGTGTGGCACATATTTATTCCCCTGATGAAGGAAGGACTCTTGGTCTGCAAGGGATGATCAATGATGTGGTCAAAAAATCTGATTTCCCTACACCTTTATCGTTTAACGGAAATTTGGCGTCTCAAATCCAAAACAAAAATTATTTAGCACTGGGGCAAGCCATCACTCAAATGGAATTTTCCCTTCTGCAAGAAAAAACAAATTATTCCATCAATTTAGAATTTCCACCTCCAAAGAAAAACATTCCCGTGCTTGGAATTACGGGAACTGGTGGGGCCGGTAAGTCTTCTTTGACAGATGAACTTGTTCGTCGCTACCTACATGATTTTCCAGACAAAACCATTGCGATTCTTTCGGTGGATCCATCCAAACGAAAAACAGGTGGAGCACTTCTCGGAGACCGGATTCGAATGAATTCGATTTTTAATGAAAGAGTGTATATGAGAAGTTTTGCGACAAGAGAAGCAAACATTGCTCTCAATCGCAGTGTGAAAGGTGCCATTCAAATTTTAAAGTCTGCCGGTTATGATCTCATCATTGTTGAAACTGCTGGAATTGGACAAAGTGATTCTGAAATTACGGAAGTCGCCGATGTTTCGTTATACGTGATGACACCGGAGTATGGGGCTGCCACCCAATTAGAAAAAATCGATATGATCGATTATGCGGATGTGATCTCCATCAATAAGTTTGATAAACGTGGGGCCCTCGATGCTCTGCGCGATGTTAAAAAACAATACCAAAGATCTCGTAATTTATTCAATGATCCAGTCGATGCAATGCCCGTGTACGGAACCATTGCGTCACAGTTCCAGGATGCAGGGACAGATGAACTTTATGCCCATTTGATTGGCGTTGTGATAGGGAAGTGCCAATTAGATTGGAAAACAAACTCGGCGAAAAATCAAAAAGGAGGAGAAGCCTCTGTTGTTCTTCCTCCAGATCGTGTAAGGTATCTCACAGAGATCAAAGAAGAAATTGATAGGAATGCCGATTGGATCACGAAAGAAGCGGAAATCGCAAGATCCGCCTACCAACTGAAAGGTGCTATTTCAGTTTTATCTAAAAAAGGCAAACCAACAACGGACTTAGAATCCGAATACCAATTGTTATGGGATTCATTGTCACTTGATTCACGAAACATTTTAGATACATGGTCTGAAAAAATTGAATCCTTTCGTAAGGAACAGTATTCTTATTTTGTTCGTGGCAAAGAAATCAAAGTTGATAACTATACGGTATCCTTAAGCCATTTAAAAATTCCCAAAATTGCCACTCCTCGTTTTGTGGATTGGGGTGATATTTTGCATTGGTCTTACCAAGAAAACTTCCCCGGTTTTTTTCCTTATACGGCGGGAGTGTACCCTTACAAACGAAGTGGGGAAGACCCAACTCGTATGTTTGCCGGAGAAGGTGGGCCAGAAAGAACCAATCGGCGTTTCCATTATTTGAGTTCGGGAATGCCCGCCAAACGACTGTCAACTGCCTTCGACTCAGTGACATTGTATGGGGAAGATCCAGACATTCGCCCTGATATTTACGGTAAGATTGGAAACTCTGGTGTGAACGTTGCCACACTGGATGATGCTAAAAAACTTTATTCAGGGTTTGATTTATGTGATCCTTCCACTTCTGTATCCATGACCATCAATGGGCCAGCCCCAATGGTTCTTGCATTTTTCTTAAACGCTGCGATTGACCAGGCTTGCGAAAAATACATTCGCGCGGAAGGGAAAACAGAGGAAGTTAAGTCTCAAATCCAAAAGATTTATGCGGCTAAAGGACAAGAGGTTCCTAGTTTCGGGGGGCCACTTCCAGAAACTAACGATGGTTTGGGTCTAATGCTTCTTGGCGTGACGGGTGATGAAGTATTACCGAAAGATGTGTATGCAAAACTAAAAAACGATGCCCTGTCCCAAGTGAGAGGCACGGTGCAAGCTGACATTTTAAAAGAAGACCAGGCCCAAAACACTTGTATTTTCTCAACTGAATTTGCCTTAAAGATGATGGGAGACATCCAACACCATTTCATCCAAAATGCAGTTCGCAATTTTTATTCGGTTTCCATCAGCGGGTATCATATCGCAGAAGCAGGCGCCAATCCCATCACCCAAGTTGCTTTCACATTGGCCAATGGATTTACTTATGTAGAATACTATTTAAGTCGAGGAATGGACATCAACGAGTTTGCTCCTAACCTTTCTTTCTTTTTTTCGAATGGAATTGATCCTGAGTATTCTGTGATTGGGCGTGTGGCTCGTAGGATTTGGGCGAAGGCTATGAAGTTCAAATACCGAGCCAATGAACGTTCCCAAATGTTAAAGTATCACATCCAAACTTCTGGTAGATCACTTCACTCCCAAGAAATTGATTTTAACGACATAAGAACCACATTACAAGCGCTATATGCTATTTATGACAATTGTAATTCCCTTCATACGAATGCTTATGATGAAGCCATCACAACTCCCACAGAAGAGTCCGTGCGAAGAGCTGTTGCCATCCAACTTATCATCAATCGGGAGTTAGGTCTTGCGAAAAATGAAAATCCATTACAAGGTGCTTTCATTATTGAAGAACTTACTAATTTGGTGGAAGAAGCCATTTTAACGGAATTCAACCGACTCACAGAAAGAGGTGGAGTGCTTGGTGCCATGGAGAGGATGTACCAAAGGAATAAAATTCAAGAAGAGTCCCTCCATTATGAAACTTTAAAACATACAGGTGAATATCCGATCATTGGTGTAAATACATTCCTCAATCGAAATGGATCACCGACTGTCATTCCAGGTGAAGTCATTCGATCGACAGATGAGGAGAAAAGACAACAAATTGGAAATTTGAAGGCGTTTCAAAAACGAAATGAAGACAAAACAGAGCTTGCGATTACAAAATTAAAACAAGTCGCTCGTGCGAAAGAA